A window from Calditrichota bacterium encodes these proteins:
- a CDS encoding M14 family metallopeptidase: MTSSRLAVLALVLVSATVHGSAPAALLPLTRAERSGFTQTSRYQEVVAFLDTLQQLSDDLRVETMAVSSEGRPVPLAVLGRPVPLSPAQARLEDRPVVFIIANLHAGEVEGKEATLMLMRDMLLGDLASLLENQVVLIAPIYNPDGNERISPSNRRSQHGPEGGVGVRHNGQNLDLNRDFIKLETPENQGLLANVLLRWDPVLVVDCHTTNGSPHRHPVTYAVPHNPNTHPEIVRYLRAEMLPQVTRRLKQTHGYDSVPYGNFVDLAAPEKGWESFGSEGRYSTNYIGLRNRFAILDENYAYADFATRVRACRAFLECILWYTAQHGRQMSIIVRAIDRGTTARGAARDSTWSLALRSQVQALPEPIEVLSYEFATVTEEPGRSRIRPTERPRSYRVPYLGQYVPTSTVPFPAAYLFPSQLQEVAAKLVQHGIVVERLAQSCTLTVQSYHVDKIEATPRPYQGHFLVTLAGSWQEQSKVFAAGDFFVDTAQPLAPLLAYLLEPESEDGLATWNFFDRHLYASQWSDRPADFPVSRAVQRPRVARRVWQPSAGMEPPAETSEPAKR, from the coding sequence TTGACCAGTAGCCGCTTGGCGGTGTTAGCCCTGGTGCTGGTGAGTGCGACCGTGCACGGCAGCGCGCCGGCTGCTTTGCTTCCCTTGACGCGGGCGGAGCGCTCCGGCTTTACCCAGACGTCGCGGTACCAGGAGGTCGTCGCCTTTCTTGACACCTTGCAACAGCTGTCCGACGACCTGCGCGTGGAGACGATGGCCGTCAGTAGCGAAGGCCGGCCTGTGCCCTTGGCAGTGTTAGGGCGACCCGTGCCCCTGTCCCCGGCCCAGGCAAGGCTGGAGGACCGGCCCGTGGTATTCATCATCGCCAACCTCCACGCGGGCGAGGTGGAAGGCAAAGAGGCCACGCTGATGCTGATGCGCGACATGCTCCTGGGCGATTTGGCCTCGCTCTTGGAGAATCAGGTGGTCCTCATCGCCCCCATCTACAATCCGGACGGCAACGAGCGCATTAGCCCCAGCAATCGGCGCAGCCAGCATGGGCCGGAGGGTGGCGTGGGCGTGCGCCACAACGGTCAGAACCTCGACCTGAACCGTGACTTCATCAAGCTGGAGACTCCAGAAAACCAGGGTCTGCTGGCCAACGTCCTCTTGCGCTGGGATCCTGTGCTTGTGGTAGACTGCCACACCACAAACGGCTCGCCACATCGGCATCCGGTCACCTACGCGGTGCCGCACAACCCAAACACGCACCCTGAGATCGTCCGCTATCTCCGCGCGGAGATGTTGCCGCAGGTGACGCGGCGGCTCAAGCAGACGCATGGCTACGACAGCGTGCCGTACGGCAACTTTGTCGACCTGGCGGCGCCAGAAAAAGGCTGGGAGAGCTTCGGCAGCGAGGGCCGCTACAGCACCAACTACATCGGCCTGCGCAACCGCTTTGCCATTCTGGACGAGAACTATGCCTACGCGGACTTTGCGACGCGGGTGCGTGCCTGTCGCGCCTTTTTGGAGTGCATCCTCTGGTACACGGCCCAGCACGGTCGCCAGATGAGCATCATCGTCCGTGCTATAGACCGGGGCACCACGGCGCGGGGTGCTGCGCGTGATTCCACCTGGAGTCTGGCGCTGCGGTCACAGGTGCAGGCGCTGCCCGAGCCCATCGAGGTGCTGAGCTACGAGTTTGCGACGGTTACCGAGGAGCCGGGTAGAAGCCGCATCAGGCCCACCGAACGGCCGCGCAGTTATCGTGTGCCCTACCTTGGCCAATACGTTCCCACCAGCACGGTGCCCTTCCCTGCGGCCTATCTCTTCCCGAGTCAGTTGCAGGAGGTGGCAGCAAAGCTGGTGCAGCACGGGATAGTCGTGGAAAGATTGGCGCAGAGCTGCACGTTGACGGTGCAGAGCTACCATGTGGACAAGATCGAGGCGACCCCGCGTCCCTACCAGGGTCACTTTCTGGTGACTTTGGCCGGGTCATGGCAGGAGCAGAGCAAGGTCTTCGCGGCCGGCGACTTTTTCGTGGATACGGCTCAGCCGCTGGCGCCTCTGCTTGCCTACCTGCTGGAACCTGAGAGCGAGGATGGCTTGGCTACATGGAACTTCTTTGACCGCCACCTCTATGCCAGCCAATGGAGCGATAGGCCGGCGGACTTTCCGGTGAGCAGAGCCGTGCAGCGACCAAGAGTGGCCCGGCGCGTCTGGCAACCGAGTGCCGGGATGGAGCCTCCGGCGGAAACAAGTGAACCAGCAAAGAGGTGA
- a CDS encoding YraN family protein gives TGSKGEEVAAAYLERKGYRIVARNYRCAHGEIDIVARDGETLVFVEVKAGRSGSFGPPEGWVDRRKQGHLGKAAALYMEEHAIEDVDCRFDVIAVVWERSGVRVQHIEDAFWL, from the coding sequence AACCGGCAGCAAGGGCGAGGAGGTGGCTGCGGCCTACCTCGAACGCAAGGGCTATCGCATTGTCGCGCGCAACTACCGCTGCGCCCACGGCGAGATTGACATCGTCGCCCGCGACGGCGAGACGTTGGTGTTCGTGGAGGTCAAGGCAGGCCGTTCTGGCTCTTTTGGGCCGCCAGAAGGCTGGGTGGATAGGCGCAAGCAGGGGCACTTGGGCAAGGCGGCTGCCCTCTACATGGAGGAGCACGCAATCGAGGATGTCGACTGCCGCTTTGACGTGATTGCCGTGGTGTGGGAACGCAGTGGCGTGCGGGTCCAGCACATCGAAGACGCCTTCTGGCTCTGA